A window of the Pogona vitticeps strain Pit_001003342236 chromosome 4, PviZW2.1, whole genome shotgun sequence genome harbors these coding sequences:
- the LOC110082127 gene encoding protocadherin-10 has protein sequence MLSADGGGGTPRWLEGSADLGRRRSLPGCAGSWGRGGLALLLLLLTSGLALVPAPAAGQLRYSVPEELEHGAFVANIAEDLGLDVAKLSARRFRIVSRAGSKQHLEVNLENGILFVNEKIDREEVCEASGACLLHLQLVIENPLELYRVEVEVLDINDNAPSFPWQEYVLEVTESALPGARFPLESAQDPDVGTNSLRTYRLSPNGFFSLEVQTRSDGSKFAELVLERSLDREQQRSHRVLLTALDGGIPERSGTARVVVTVLDANDNVPVFDQASYSVSLPEDAPKGTLVIRLNATDLDEGPNGEIEYSFSGHAPLRVRELFSVEPRSGQVRLKGQLDYERASLHELYVQAKDRGPSAVAVHCRVLVHLLDVNDNAPEVTLTSVSTPVLEDAPPGTVIAVISVLDRDSGDNGKVSCEIPTDVPFQLQSSFHNYYTLVTTEPLDREAVAEYNLSITARDLGSPALATRKTLTVQVSDINDNAPRFLQPSYSVYVMENNAPGASICSVSALDPDCKQNAYLSYSIADGQIQGMPVATYVSINSDSGHMYALRSLDYEQIRNFQVQVLAQDAGFPPLSSNVTVHVFVLDQNDNAPIIVAPVPRNGSVATEVVPRSADPGYLVGKVSAVDADAGQNSRLSYQIVQATDASLFSVALYTGEIRTIRAFLEKDAPRHRLLVQVRDNGQPPLSASVALLLSVVDSVPEVLSDFSEFPLGAEAGSSTVTLYLIVSLGSISFTFLVAILILTAIKCHKDRLNLQDYGCSLPPCRGGGGSSSGSSCCCSCDHSGPPSDLFKNSNNANPQLSSGHKGAPNGGEGGAAAGPPGYCYKVCLTPESAKSDFMFLKPYSPAPPRNNEKGPESWPSAAGKTSPRVTKNSLQSSSQAKQANTDWLPSKQSTLKSSQSLEDVGGVRRGAQKEHDRLRTLVTPVSELQKSSGVSNSVWTPRYPPLYPQHMSPLDYQHNVYIPGTPTMPANKDGSLFLDQEAKNSFSTFGKRKKMTTYCDIHDNMVINNNLK, from the exons ATGCTTTCTGCCGATGGTGGCGGCGGGACTCCCCGCTGGCTGGAGGGTTCTGCCGACCTCGGGCGCCGCAGGAGCCTGCCGGGCTGCGCAGGGAGTTGGGGGCGAGGCGGGCTGGCGCTGTTGCTCCTGTTGCTAACTTCTGGCTTGGCTCTGGTTCCGGCCCCGGCGGCTGGCCAGCTCCGCTACTCGGTGCCGGAGGAGCTGGAGCACGGAGCCTTCGTGGCCAACATCGCCGAGGATCTGGGGCTGGATGTGGCTAAGCTGTCGGCTCGGCGGTTCCGCATCGTGTCTCGGGCGGGCAGCAAGCAGCACCTGGAGGTGAACCTGGAAAACGGTATCCTCTTCGTGAACGAGAAGATCGACCGTGAGGAAGTGTGCGAGGCCAGCGGGGCCTGCCTCCTTCACCTGCAGCTGGTGATCGAGAACCCCCTGGAGCTGTACCGGGTGGAAGTGGAGGTGCTCGACATCAACGATAACGCGCCCAGCTTCCCCTGGCAGGAGTACGTGTTGGAAGTGACCGAGTCGGCGCTACCAGGCGCCCGATTTCCCCTAGAGAGTGCTCAGGATCCCGACGTCGGCACCAACTCCTTGCGTACTTACCGGCTGAGCCCCAACGGCTTTTTCTCGCTGGAGGTTCAGACCCGTAGCGATGGCAGCAAGTTCGCGGAGCTGGTGCTGGAGCGAAGCCTGGACCGGGAACAGCAGCGGAGCCACCGGGTCTTGCTCACGGCTTTGGACGGTGGCATCCCCGAACGATCGGGCACAGCCAGGGTGGTAGTCACGGTGCTGGACGCCAACGACAACGTGCCCGTCTTCGACCAGGCCTCCTACAGCGTGAGCCTGCCGGAGGATGCGCCCAAAGGGACGTTGGTCATCCGCCTCAATGCTACCGATTTGGATGAGGGCCCCAACGGAGAGATTGAGTACTCCTTCAGCGGGCACGCTCCGCTGCGCGTGCGGGAGCTGTTCAGCGTGGAGCCTCGCAGTGGGCAGGTACGCCTGAAAGGCCAGCTGGACTATGAGCGAGCCAGCCTCCACGAGCTGTATGTGCAGGCCAAGGACCGCGGGCCCTCTGCCGTGGCCGTCCACTGCCGAGTGCTGGTGCATCTCTTGGACGTCAACGACAATGCGCCCGAGGTGACTCTCACCTCGGTCTCTACGCCGGTGTTGGAGGACGCCCCGCCGGGCACGGTCATTGCCGTGATCAGCGTGCTGGACCGGGACTCGGGCGACAATGGCAAGGTGAGCTGCGAGATCCCCACCGACGTACCATTCCAGCTTCAATCCTCCTTCCACAACTACTACACCCTGGTGACCACAGAGCCTCTGGACCGCGAGGCGGTGGCCGAGTACAATCTCAGCATCACAGCGCGGGATCTGGGCTCCCCCGCGCTGGCCACCAGGAAGACTCTGACCGTCCAGGTGTCAGACATCAACGACAATGCGCCCCGCTTCCTCCAGCCATCCTACAGCGTCTATGTGATGGAGAATAACGCCCCGGGGGCCTCCATCTGCTCGGTCAGCGCTCTGGACCCGGACTGCAAGCAGAACGCCTACCTGTCTTACTCCATCGCGGACGGCCAGATCCAGGGCATGCCGGTGGCCACCTACGTCTCCATCAACTCGGACAGCGGGCACATGTATGCGCTGCGCTCGCTGGACTATGAACAGATCCGCAACTTCCAGGTTCAGGTACTGGCGCAGGATGCCGGCTTCCCGCCGCTCAGCAGCAACGTCACCGTCCACGTTTTCGTGCTGGACCAGAACGACAACGCGCCCATCATCGTGGCCCCGGTGCCCCGCAACGGCTCGGTGGCGACGGAGGTGGTGCCCCGCTCGGCCGACCCGGGCTACCTGGTGGGCAAAGTCTCGGCAGTGGACGCGGATGCCGGGCAGAATTCTCGGCTCTCTTATCAGATCGTCCAGGCCACGGACGCCAGCCTTTTCAGCGTGGCCCTCTACACCGGCGAGATACGCACCATTCGAGCCTTCCTGGAGAAGGACGCCCCGCGGCACCGCCTCTTAGTCCAGGTGCGGGACAACGGCCAGCCGCCGCTGTCGGCCTCCGTCGCCCTGCTGCTCTCGGTGGTGGACAGTGTGCCCGAGGTGCTGTCGGACTTCAGCGAGTTCCCGCTGGGAGCTGAGGCCGGCTCCTCCACCGTCACGCTCTACCTGATTGTCTCTCTGGGCTCGATCTCCTTCACCTTCCTGGTGGCCATTCTCATCCTTACGGCTATCAAATGCCACAAAGACCGGCTCAACCTGCAGGACTACGGCTGCTCGCTCCCGCCGTGCCGGGGCGGCGGAGGCAGTAGCtccggcagcagctgctgctgctcgtGCGACCACTCGGGGCCCCCCTCGGACCTCTTCAAGAACTCCAACAACGCCAACCCGCAGCTCTCATCGGGTCACAAAGGGGCCCCCAACGGTGGCGAGGGCGGGGCTGCGGCTGGCCCTCCGGGTTACTGCTACAAAGTCTGTCTCACCCCTGAGTCGGCCAAGAGCGACTTCATGTTCCTGAAGCCCTACAGCCCGGCGCCGCCCAGGAACAACGAGAAGGGTCCCGAGAGTTGGCCCTCAGCGGCCGGGAAGACTTCCCCGCGGGTGACAAAAAACTCTTTGCAATCCTCCAGCCAG GCAAAACAAGCCAATACAGATTGGTTACCGTCTAAGCAATCAACATTAAAGAG TTCACAAAGTCTAGAAGATGTAGGGGGAGTTCGTCGAGGGGCCCAGAAAGAACACGATAGACTGCGCACTTTGGTCACTCCAGTCTCTG agctcCAGAAATCATCTGGGGTCTCCAACAGCGTCTGGACCCCTCGGTATCCTCCCCTCTACCCACAGCACATGTCACCTCTGGATTACCAACACAATGTATATATCCCAGGGACCCCAACTATGCCTGCTAATAAGGATGGGTCCCTCTTCCTGGATCAAGAGGCAAAGAACAGCTTCTCTACTtttgggaagaggaagaaaatgaccACCTATTGTGATATACATGACAACATGGTTATTAACAATAACCTGAAATAA